The following are from one region of the Dermacentor albipictus isolate Rhodes 1998 colony chromosome 5, USDA_Dalb.pri_finalv2, whole genome shotgun sequence genome:
- the LOC135906848 gene encoding arylamine N-acetyltransferase / N-hydroxyarylamine O-acetyltransferase-like isoform X2 has product MTQCLDTRAGTSRSPQFQRRIPERQTPTMEPLSDERAQSYLRHLGVSKPFEPTLDYLDRLIRAHLERATFENLDVLLERRISLDAEAVLGKVMERGRGGCCYELNSLFARLLLALGYSVRPRAARLRLKTPDDSDKRTRLSHMVLLVELTDGQRYIVDVGIPMCSLHRALPLEGDATPFRLRRLDATEALEIAGPTCDGGWKAIYVVEPYDLDWLDFGMLNWYSSTHPDSSMRRLLLVGRRSPRDDGCWLRLINDRFVRWSPIRGVVEKRVMQDENDILEILRDDFGLNLNAADDVAPLRVRLRGLLENSRLGQNLFLKEPISPEG; this is encoded by the coding sequence ATGACCCAGTGCTTGGACACTAGAGCAGGAACAAGTCGGTCACCACAGTTCCAACGACGTATTCCCGAAAGACAGACCCCAACGATGGAGCCGCTGTCCGACGAAAGAGCCCAGAGCTACCTCCGGCACCTGGGAGTTTCCAAGCCCTTCGAGCCCACCTTGGACTACCTCGATCGACTGATCAGGGCGCACCTAGAGCGCGCCACCTTCGAGAATCTGGACGTGCTGCTGGAGCGACGCATCAGCCTCGACGCTGAGGCCGTACTcggcaaggtgatggagcgcgGCCGCGGAGGCTGCTGCTACGAGCTCAACTCTCTCTTCGCCCGCCTGCTGCTGGCTCTCGGCTACAGCGTGCGCCCGCGAGCGGCCCGCTTGCGTCTCAAGACTCCCGACGACTCGGACAAGCGCACGCGCCTCTCCCACATGGTGCTGCTGGTCGAGCTGACCGATGGCCAGCGCTACATCGTGGACGTCGGCATCCCGATGTGCAGTCTGCACCGAGCGCTGCCCCTGGAAGGCGACGCGACTCCGTTCCGCCTGCGCAGGTTGGACGCGACGGAGGCTCTTGAGATCGCGGGGCCCACGTGCGACGGTGGCTGGAAGGCCATTTACGTCGTCGAGCCGTACGACCTCGACTGGCTCGACTTCGGCATGCTCAACTGGTACTCGTCGACCCACCCGGACAGCTCGATGCGGCGCCTCCTCTTGGTGGGACGCCGATCACCCCGGGACGACGGCTGTTGGCTCCGGCTTATCAACGACAGGTTTGTGCGCTGGTCGCCGATACGGGGCGTCGTCGAGAAGCGGGTGATGCAGGACGAGAACGACATCCTCGAGATTCTGCGAGACGATTTCGGGCTGAACCTGAACGCTGCGGACGACGTAGCACCGCTGCGTGTTCGCTTGCGAGGCCTGCTGGAGAATTCGAGGCTGGGCCAGAACCTCTTTCTGAAGGAACCGATTTCGCCGGAGGGATAA